A single Equus quagga isolate Etosha38 chromosome 8, UCLA_HA_Equagga_1.0, whole genome shotgun sequence DNA region contains:
- the AGAP3 gene encoding arf-GAP with GTPase, ANK repeat and PH domain-containing protein 3 yields MVLVGTQDAISAANPRVIDDSRARKLSTDLKRCTYYETCATYGLNVERVFQDVAQKVVALRKKQQLAIGPCKSLPNSPSHSAVSAASIPAVHINQATNGGSSAFSDYSSSVPSTPSISQRELRIETIAASSTPTPIRKQSKRRSNIFTSRKGADLDREKKASECKVDSIGSGRAIPIKQGILLKRSGKSLNKEWKKKYVTLCDNGLLTYHPSLHDYMQNIHGKEIDLLRTTVKVPGKRLPRATPATAPGTSPRANGLALERSNTQLGGGTESEESFEFVVVSLTGQTWHFEASTAEERELWVQSVQAQILASLQGCRSAKDKTRLGNQNAALAVQAVRTVRGNSFCIDCDAPNPDWASLNLGALMCIECSGTHRHLGAHLSRVRSLDLDDWPPELLAVMTAMGNALANSVWEGALDGYAKPGPDACREEKERWIRAKYEQKLFLAPLPSSDVPLGQQLLRAVVEDDLRLLVMLLAHGSKEEVNETYGDGDGRTALHLSSAMANVVFTQLLIWYGVDVRSRDARGLTPLAYARRAGSQECADILIQHGCPGEGCGLAPTPNREPANGTNTSAELHRSPSLL; encoded by the exons ATGGTGCTGGTGGGCACGCAGG ATGCCATCAGTGCCGCAAACCCCCGAGTCATCGACGACAGCAGGGCCCGCAAGCTCTCCACAGACTTGAAGCGCTGCACCTACTATGAGACGTGCGCGACCTACGGGCTCAACGTGGAGCGCGTCTTCCAGGACG TGGCCCAGAAGGTAGTGGCCTTGCGGAAGAAGCAGCAGCTGGCCATCGGGCCCTGCAAGTCACTGCCCAACTCCCCCAGCCACTCGGCAGTGTCCGCCGCCTCCATCCCGGCCGTGCACATCAACCAG GCCACGAATGGCGGCAGCAGCGCCTTCAGCGACTACTCATCCTcagtcccctccacccccagcatcAGCCAGCGGGAGCTGCGCATCGAGACCATCgctgcctcctccacccccacaccCATCCGCAAGCAGTCCAAGCGGCGCTCCAACATCTTCACG tctCGAAAGGGTGCTGACTTGGACCGGGAGAAAAAAGCCTCCGAGTGCAAGGTGGACAGTATCGGGAGTGGTCGGGCCATCCCCATTAAACAG GGCATCCTGCTGAAGCGGAGTGGCAAGTCCCTGAACAAGGAGTGGAAGAAGAAGTACGTGACACTCTGTGACAACGGGCTGCTCACCTACCACCCCAGTCTGCAC GATTACATGCAGAACATCCATGGCAAGGAGATTGACCTGTTGCGGACAACAGTGAAAGTGCCAGGGAAGCGTCTGCCTCGAGCCACACCTGCCACAGCCCCAGGCACCAGCCCTCGGGCCAACGGGCTGGCCTTGGAGCGGAGTAACACACAGCTGGGTGGGGGCACAG AGTCGGAGGAGTCGTTTGAGTTTGTGGTGGTGTCCCTCACTGGGCAGACGTGGCACTTCGAGGCCTCGACGGCAGAGGAGCGGGAGCTGTGGGTACAGAGCGTGCAGGCCCAGATCCTCGCCAGCCTGCAGGGCTGCCGCAGCGCCAAGGACAAG ACTCGACTGGGGAACCAGAATGCAGCTCTGGCTGTACAGGCTGTCCGCACTGTTCGTGGCAACAGCTTCTGTATTGACTGCGATGCCCCCA ATCCAGACTGGGCCAGCCTGAACCTGGGCGCTCTGATGTGCATCGAGTGCTCAGGGACCCACCGACATCTGGGGGCTCACCTGTCCCGGGTCCGTTCTCTTGACCTTGATGACTGGCCACCTGAGCTGCTGGCTGTTATGACTGCGATGGGCAATGCCCTGGCCAATAGTGTCTGGGAGGGAGCCCTGGATGGTTATGCAAAGCCAGGGCCTGACGCCTGCAG agaggagaaagagcgCTGGATACGGGCCAAGTACGAACAGAAGCTCTTCCTGGCCCCACTGCCGAGCTCGGATGTGCCGTTGGGGCAGCAGCTGCTGCGGGCCGTGGTGGAGGACGACCTGCGGCTGCTGGTGATGCTTCTGGCACACGGGTCCAAGGAGGAGGTGAATGAGACCTATGGAGATGGGGATGGGCGGACAGCTCTGCATCTCTCCAGTGCCATGGCCAATGTCGTCTTCACACAGCTGCTCATCTGG TATGGGGTGGATGTGAGGAGCCGGGACGCCCGAGGTCTGACTCCATTGGCCTATGCTCGCCGGGCTGGCAGCCAGGAATGTGCAGACATCTTGATCCAGCatggctgccctggggagggcTGTGGCTTAGCACCTACCCCCAACAGAGAGCCTGCCAATGGCACCAACACCTCTGCTGAACTGCACCGAAGCCCTAGCCTCCTCTAA